A part of Cervus elaphus chromosome 11, mCerEla1.1, whole genome shotgun sequence genomic DNA contains:
- the SDC1 gene encoding syndecan-1, which translates to MRRAALWLWLCALALRLQPALPHSVAVNMPPEDQDGSGDDNDNFSGSGAGALPDITSSQIPSTWKELGPLTTTATAPEPTSPDAIAASTTVLPTREQPEGGGPVLLAEAEPGLTAQEKEAIHPPSKTTLHPTAHRVSTARATTAPGPATSHPHRDVQPDHHETSAPTGRGHLEPHTPHMEDGGPPATENAAGEDPSTQVPVVEGSGEQDFTFDVSGENAAGAAVEPGSRNGAPGDPEATGATGASQGLLDRKEVLGGVIAGGLVGLIFAVCLVGFMLYRMKKKDEGSYSLEEPKQANGGAYQKPTKQEEFYA; encoded by the exons CACAGTGTGGCCGTAAACATGCCCCCCGAAGATCAGGATGGCTCTGGGGATGACAATGACAACTTCTCTGGCTCGGGCGCAG GTGCTCTGCCAGATATCACCTCGTCACAGATACCCTCCACCTGGAAGGAACTGGGGCCTCTGACGACCACAGCCACGGCTCCAGAGCCCACCAGCCCAGACGCCATCGCCGCCTCCACCACCGTCCTGCCAACCAGAGAGCAGCCTGAGGGGGGCGGGCCGGTGCTCCTGGCAGAGGCAGAGCCTGGCCTCACCGCCCAGGAGAAGGAGGCCATCCACCCACCCAGCAAGACCACGCTGCACCCGACCGCTCACCGGGTGTCCACAGCCAGAGCCACCACAGCCCCGGGACCCGCCACCTCCCATCCCCACAGGGACGTGCAGCCCGACCACCATGAGACCTCAGCTCCCACAGGCCGGGGCCATCTGGAGCCGCACACGCCCCACATGGAGGATGGAGGTCCTCCTGCCACTGAGAACGCGGCTGGGGAGGACCCCTCCACCCAGGTCCCAGTGGTAGAGGGCTCTGGGGAGCAG GACTTCACCTTTGACGTGTCCGGGGAGAACGCAGCCGGGGCCGCGGTGGAACCTGGCTCACGGAACGGGGCCCCAGGGGATCCTGAGGCCACAGGGGCTACGGGGGCCTCGCAGGGCCTCCTGGACCGGAAGGAAGTGCTGGGAG GGGTCATTGCTGGAGGCCTCGTGGGGCTCATCTTTGCCGTGTGCCTGGTGGGTTTCATGCTGTACCGGATGAAGAAGAAGGACGAGGGCAGCTACTCCTTGGAGGAGCCAAAGCAAGCCAATGGCGGGGCCTACCAGAAGCCCACTAAGCAGGAGGAGTTCTACGCCTGA